One window of Isachenkonia alkalipeptolytica genomic DNA carries:
- a CDS encoding ferritin family protein → MQEVLDWILEAIEDEVEAQERYKNLSEKVEDPKAKKFFEQLRLDEEEHERVLRSRYDAFAKMLEADK, encoded by the coding sequence ATGCAAGAGGTATTGGATTGGATTTTAGAGGCGATTGAAGATGAGGTGGAAGCCCAGGAACGTTATAAAAACCTTTCGGAGAAGGTGGAGGATCCGAAGGCGAAAAAATTTTTTGAACAGCTCAGGTTGGATGAAGAAGAGCATGAACGGGTGCTTCGCTCACGGTACGACGCCTTTGCAAAAATGCTGGAGGCGGATAAATAA
- a CDS encoding SpoIIE family protein phosphatase: MKKIIGKEEITETISHMIEDRILVCNSQGKILFSNRAMCAYLGYGESELQEKHILDIIEKNYIDRVKSIMKKPQEQPSDWQEFLLRGRGATKKLPLRFSRQKELLYIHGNEKYMEYERMRRKLDIEVKNAMKIHQQALPKTLPDTEKLSFSFLHLPAEELGGDIFDAFKVDNGLLDDYFEQYVCFIADVSGHGLDSAMLSIFIKDTIRSYFKLKHVPGQVLSPKEILHFLVEQYIKEGYPDEYLVCLFIAVFDVNTKELTYSAAGFHEPPFFIREGNEIMELDEGGMPISAGIDREWLKYEDTSVSLSPGITLFMMSDGLPEQRGDNQCYDYRFKRLVEEIHSLRPGEITDKVQADFRDHVKHRKVEDDITLVVAQLT; encoded by the coding sequence ATGAAAAAGATCATCGGAAAAGAAGAAATAACGGAGACCATCTCCCATATGATTGAGGACCGAATTCTGGTATGCAATAGCCAAGGGAAAATCCTCTTTTCCAATAGAGCCATGTGCGCATATCTAGGCTACGGGGAAAGTGAACTTCAGGAGAAACATATATTAGATATTATTGAAAAAAACTACATAGACCGGGTGAAATCCATTATGAAAAAGCCCCAGGAACAGCCCTCGGACTGGCAAGAGTTTTTACTCCGGGGCAGAGGGGCTACGAAGAAACTGCCCCTGAGGTTTAGCCGGCAGAAGGAACTTTTATATATTCATGGCAATGAAAAATATATGGAATATGAGAGAATGCGAAGGAAACTGGACATCGAGGTTAAAAATGCGATGAAAATCCATCAGCAAGCTCTTCCGAAGACCCTGCCCGATACGGAAAAACTGTCCTTTTCTTTCCTGCATCTTCCCGCCGAGGAACTGGGGGGAGATATCTTTGATGCATTCAAAGTGGATAACGGATTGTTGGATGACTATTTCGAGCAATATGTGTGCTTTATCGCCGACGTTTCAGGACATGGGCTGGATAGTGCCATGCTGTCGATTTTTATAAAGGACACCATAAGAAGTTACTTTAAGCTCAAGCATGTCCCGGGACAGGTTTTGTCCCCGAAAGAGATTCTACATTTTTTAGTGGAGCAATATATAAAAGAGGGGTATCCCGACGAATATCTGGTCTGTCTTTTTATCGCGGTATTTGATGTAAATACCAAGGAACTTACTTACTCTGCTGCGGGTTTTCATGAACCCCCCTTTTTCATCCGGGAGGGAAACGAGATCATGGAACTGGATGAAGGAGGCATGCCGATTTCCGCAGGGATTGACAGGGAATGGTTAAAATATGAGGATACCTCGGTTTCTTTATCCCCGGGAATAACCCTGTTTATGATGTCCGACGGGCTGCCGGAGCAACGGGGAGACAATCAGTGTTACGATTACCGATTCAAGAGACTGGTCGAGGAAATCCACTCCCTAAGGCCCGGGGAGATAACCGATAAAGTTCAAGCGGACTTTAGAGATCACGTAAAACATAGAAAAGTGGAAGATGATATAACTTTAGTGGTGGCGCAATTAACTTGA
- a CDS encoding STAS/SEC14 domain-containing protein: MVRVINNQGVPVLELEISEKIRKEDYEKIRPALEDKVDKFGEVNILIRMQEFPNFTLGALLEDLKLAVKNYSHMSKVAIVGNDDKLKHTTKLDKVFPGVEMKTFENRELDDAWHWLKT, translated from the coding sequence ATGGTAAGAGTAATTAATAATCAAGGTGTTCCGGTTTTGGAACTGGAAATCAGTGAAAAAATAAGAAAAGAGGATTATGAAAAAATCCGCCCGGCTTTAGAGGATAAGGTCGATAAATTCGGAGAAGTCAATATTCTGATACGTATGCAGGAATTTCCGAACTTTACCCTCGGTGCCCTATTGGAAGACTTGAAATTAGCAGTAAAGAATTATAGCCATATGAGTAAGGTCGCCATCGTTGGAAATGATGATAAACTGAAACACACTACAAAACTTGATAAAGTGTTTCCCGGTGTGGAGATGAAAACCTTTGAAAACCGGGAGTTAGATGACGCCTGGCATTGGCTGAAAACGTAA
- a CDS encoding DUF21 domain-containing protein — METITWLGILFCLSQSAILSGSNLAFFSISKMRLELEVNRDNNDAKKVMKLRKNSNFLLVTILWANVAINVLLALLSESVMTGVVAFFFSTILITIVGEILPQAYFTRRALTVAAFLSPLIRVYQIILYPIAKATAWVLDHWLGEEAIEYFKEKDLEELIAMHMKAADSEIQKVEGRGAMNFLSMDDLPLSSEGEPLKSESILKIPFKKGYPVFPEVEKKEGKELIEKIDASRHKWVVLIDQRERPRMVLDADHFLRETMLRPNSNNPLEACHRPIIIREGKTSIGDVLPRFMALGKKRKDHGIDEDVVLLWSDERRIITGSDILERLLRGIAKK; from the coding sequence GTGGAGACGATTACCTGGTTAGGCATCCTCTTTTGTCTATCACAGTCAGCTATTTTATCGGGGTCAAATCTGGCCTTTTTCAGTATCAGTAAAATGCGTTTGGAGTTGGAAGTTAACAGAGATAACAATGATGCGAAAAAGGTAATGAAGCTCCGAAAAAATTCAAATTTTCTTCTGGTGACAATTCTTTGGGCGAATGTTGCCATTAATGTGCTTCTGGCTTTGCTGTCGGAATCGGTTATGACAGGCGTTGTTGCTTTTTTCTTCTCTACGATCCTGATCACAATTGTGGGGGAAATTCTACCCCAGGCATACTTCACCAGAAGAGCGTTAACCGTAGCAGCCTTTCTTTCGCCGCTGATTCGGGTATATCAGATCATACTCTATCCCATTGCCAAAGCAACAGCCTGGGTCTTGGACCATTGGCTGGGGGAAGAGGCTATTGAATATTTTAAGGAAAAAGATCTCGAAGAGCTGATTGCCATGCATATGAAAGCCGCTGACAGTGAAATTCAAAAAGTGGAGGGCCGCGGGGCAATGAATTTTCTTTCGATGGATGATCTGCCGCTGTCCTCAGAGGGAGAACCACTGAAGTCCGAAAGTATTTTGAAAATCCCTTTTAAAAAAGGTTATCCTGTTTTTCCGGAGGTTGAAAAAAAGGAAGGGAAAGAACTTATCGAGAAGATTGACGCATCCCGTCATAAATGGGTGGTGTTGATAGATCAGCGGGAGCGTCCCCGGATGGTGTTGGATGCGGATCATTTTCTCCGGGAAACGATGCTCCGACCAAACAGCAACAATCCACTGGAAGCTTGTCACCGACCGATAATTATCAGAGAGGGAAAAACTTCTATCGGGGATGTGTTGCCTCGATTTATGGCCTTGGGTAAGAAAAGGAAGGATCATGGGATTGACGAGGATGTTGTTTTACTTTGGAGTGATGAACGGAGAATTATTACCGGATCTGATATTTTAGAGAGACTCTTACGGGGGATTGCAAAGAAATAG
- a CDS encoding M28 family metallopeptidase, translating into MRKKGTLILILLLIFPLLACNESDLDSDKSTEFNLEEAFSAEEAYHHIEALTGEAMEGRRAGTEGNRRAKEYIKNHFASLGLSPLGDEESYYQWYTQQDLTFTKEASLTLLDDEGEIHKEFTNRKDYILLRRSVSGEHSNRFERVAMDSDFSLESSITLIEEEAMEENSSLEIESPIILAENMEQLHVLLQDHRDEIEGLILLPQDPVSNFTGESLPMYIKPGFLYLDADTMEENTPDVMYITRSTFDEILSLKDQGYTLQAKGGFTHEEVSVANVIGGYESPEDTKDTLLLIAHFDHLGKDSDGSVNPGALDNASGTAVMMEMARVITEENMEIPFNIEFIAFNGEEDGLLGSFHYADTMDHDPEDLKVINLDMVGASDVDYLLIDPSDRVPEESLYILVESILKEKEIDYRLQRNSGGSDHIPFSLKGADVLLLLDYSHQIFDNHYHNHYDTMDIIDQERLGLFGNILLETLQRNSLFSDREARRD; encoded by the coding sequence ATGAGAAAGAAAGGCACACTGATTCTGATCTTATTATTGATTTTCCCACTGCTAGCCTGTAATGAATCGGATTTGGATTCGGACAAAAGTACGGAGTTTAATTTAGAAGAGGCGTTTTCTGCGGAAGAGGCCTATCATCATATTGAGGCATTAACCGGGGAGGCGATGGAAGGAAGACGGGCGGGCACTGAAGGAAACCGGAGGGCCAAAGAATATATTAAAAATCACTTTGCATCCCTGGGTCTTTCGCCCTTAGGGGATGAAGAGAGCTATTATCAGTGGTATACCCAACAGGATCTTACCTTTACGAAGGAGGCTTCCCTGACCTTGTTGGATGATGAGGGTGAAATCCATAAAGAGTTTACAAACCGTAAAGACTATATACTCCTTAGAAGGTCGGTTTCCGGGGAGCATTCAAATCGTTTTGAACGGGTGGCCATGGATTCCGACTTTTCCCTGGAATCATCCATTACGTTGATCGAAGAGGAGGCGATGGAGGAAAATTCAAGTTTGGAAATCGAATCCCCGATTATTCTTGCGGAGAATATGGAGCAGCTGCATGTTTTATTACAGGATCACCGGGATGAAATCGAAGGTCTTATTCTCCTTCCCCAGGACCCCGTCAGCAACTTTACCGGAGAATCTCTACCAATGTATATAAAACCGGGATTTTTATACCTGGACGCTGATACGATGGAAGAGAACACTCCCGATGTAATGTATATCACACGAAGTACCTTTGATGAAATTCTATCCTTAAAGGATCAAGGGTATACCCTTCAAGCAAAGGGAGGATTTACCCATGAAGAGGTCTCCGTAGCTAATGTGATCGGAGGGTATGAAAGTCCTGAGGATACCAAGGACACCCTGTTATTGATCGCCCATTTTGATCATTTAGGGAAGGATTCCGACGGTTCTGTTAATCCCGGAGCCCTGGATAACGCCTCGGGCACCGCAGTGATGATGGAAATGGCAAGGGTTATTACGGAAGAGAACATGGAGATTCCCTTCAACATCGAGTTCATTGCCTTTAACGGCGAAGAGGACGGTCTCCTGGGATCATTTCATTACGCGGATACCATGGACCATGACCCCGAGGACCTAAAGGTGATCAATCTGGATATGGTCGGTGCCAGTGATGTGGACTATCTGTTGATCGATCCCAGTGACCGGGTTCCGGAAGAAAGCCTTTATATCCTTGTGGAGAGTATCCTAAAGGAGAAGGAAATCGATTACCGGCTACAACGAAACTCCGGAGGAAGCGACCATATTCCCTTTTCCTTAAAAGGGGCAGATGTACTCTTGCTACTGGATTATTCCCATCAGATATTCGACAACCATTATCACAACCACTACGACACCATGGACATTATTGATCAGGAGCGACTAGGGCTTTTCGGCAACATTCTGCTGGAAACCCTGCAGAGGAACTCCCTATTTTCAGACCGTGAAGCAAGGAGGGATTAA
- a CDS encoding RidA family protein, whose translation MSNYNEVLARNTEKAPQNKGRSSQTVAFSHYNNLSAQLPMDPTTGKMVAGGVKEQAEQCFNNIKAILDSIDHRMSDVVKITVFVQNIKDVDLVDEVYKSFFPTYVPARTVAAVAALPMDALVQVDALVSHGEGTIPNAPQAGDLIKLTNNTANAPMNPLATQTVAFSHYNNLSAQLPMDPKSGKIVTGDVKDQAGQCLKNIKGILESIDVPFDDIVKINIFLKNLKDIEAVNQVYSTFFPDSAIARAVSYVPARTTVAVEALPMDALVQMEAVVSHGDGTPPQAVEDRHGIIIEANNTEKAPKSSLSTQTVAFSHYNHLSAQLPMDPTTGKMVAGGVKAQTEQCLKNMKAIVESVDHVLEDVVKVNIFVKDMADINAVDDAYKDFFPGGIPARTTVGVSDLPTDALVQIDAVVSNAEGTPPKA comes from the coding sequence ATGAGCAACTATAACGAAGTATTAGCAAGAAATACGGAAAAGGCTCCCCAAAACAAGGGGCGATCTTCTCAAACCGTGGCTTTTTCACATTACAACAATCTTTCCGCCCAATTACCTATGGATCCAACAACGGGGAAAATGGTAGCCGGCGGTGTGAAAGAGCAGGCGGAGCAGTGCTTTAACAATATTAAGGCCATTCTGGACAGCATCGACCATAGAATGAGCGACGTTGTTAAAATCACAGTATTTGTTCAAAATATCAAAGATGTTGACCTTGTAGACGAAGTGTATAAATCTTTCTTCCCAACTTATGTTCCTGCCCGTACGGTAGCGGCGGTTGCGGCGCTACCCATGGATGCCTTAGTTCAAGTGGATGCACTGGTATCCCATGGTGAAGGTACCATTCCCAACGCCCCCCAGGCAGGAGACCTTATAAAACTGACCAATAACACGGCAAATGCCCCAATGAATCCCTTAGCTACTCAAACCGTGGCCTTTTCCCATTACAATAATCTTTCCGCCCAATTACCCATGGATCCGAAATCCGGAAAAATCGTAACCGGCGATGTGAAAGATCAGGCAGGCCAGTGCTTAAAGAATATCAAGGGGATTTTGGAAAGTATCGACGTGCCCTTTGACGATATTGTTAAAATTAATATCTTCCTGAAAAACCTCAAGGATATTGAAGCTGTAAACCAGGTTTATTCAACCTTTTTCCCCGATTCGGCCATCGCAAGGGCGGTGTCCTATGTTCCTGCCCGTACGACCGTGGCAGTGGAAGCTTTACCGATGGATGCCTTGGTACAAATGGAAGCCGTGGTATCCCACGGAGACGGCACCCCTCCTCAAGCGGTGGAAGACCGGCATGGAATTATCATCGAAGCCAATAATACGGAGAAAGCACCAAAAAGCTCTTTATCTACCCAAACGGTGGCATTTTCTCACTACAACCATCTTTCGGCCCAGTTACCCATGGACCCAACAACGGGGAAAATGGTTGCCGGCGGTGTGAAAGCTCAGACGGAGCAGTGTCTGAAAAACATGAAGGCGATTGTAGAAAGTGTTGACCATGTACTGGAAGATGTGGTAAAAGTGAATATATTTGTTAAGGACATGGCGGATATCAATGCTGTGGATGACGCGTACAAAGATTTCTTCCCCGGGGGCATTCCCGCCCGTACAACCGTGGGCGTTTCCGATCTACCCACGGATGCATTAGTTCAAATCGATGCTGTGGTATCCAATGCGGAGGGAACACCGCCAAAAGCTTAG
- a CDS encoding M24 family metallopeptidase, with translation MNNRKEKYGILPLKKQYEIIDNLLEHRLDHLLPKLMKETGIDLWILPSREYNEDPVFNTLIPPLQKTASRLSILVFHFNGETMKRYSIFGPNQRLERFYENIWDREKEDQWACLNHLVTSLQPKTIGVNYSENAGLTDGISHGLYEKLKTTLGSSWEKNMVSAENLSRRWLETRTKKEIALYQEVYAVAASIIEDAFSGETITPGKTTTEDLQWWIHEVINDLGLRAWFSPDVSLQRKGDPRFRIFDQVIQEGDLLHCDIGIEYLTLCTDTQRMAYVLKDGETEVPKDLVEGFEEAKAFQDIVAGEFKEGRRGNEILESSLQLAKKQGLHPRLYSHPIGLYGHAIGMNVGLFEEQEFVKTSGEHRLRDATCYALELNIWKSVDCWEGPKVYFMLEETTAFIDNRLRYLPKRQEELLLIK, from the coding sequence ATGAATAATCGAAAAGAAAAATACGGTATTCTGCCGTTAAAAAAGCAATACGAAATCATCGATAATTTGCTGGAGCATCGTTTGGACCACCTTCTTCCGAAACTAATGAAGGAAACAGGAATTGACCTATGGATTCTTCCCTCAAGAGAGTATAATGAAGACCCGGTTTTCAACACCCTGATCCCTCCCCTGCAGAAAACCGCCTCAAGGCTTTCCATTCTCGTTTTTCATTTCAACGGAGAAACTATGAAGCGCTACAGTATTTTCGGCCCGAATCAGCGTTTGGAGCGATTTTATGAGAATATCTGGGATCGGGAAAAAGAAGATCAGTGGGCCTGTCTTAACCACCTTGTGACAAGTCTTCAACCGAAGACCATCGGTGTGAACTACTCGGAAAATGCCGGCCTTACCGATGGGATTTCCCACGGCCTCTATGAAAAACTTAAAACGACGCTGGGCTCTTCTTGGGAGAAAAACATGGTAAGCGCCGAAAACCTAAGCCGCCGGTGGCTGGAAACCCGTACAAAAAAAGAAATTGCCCTTTATCAAGAGGTATACGCGGTGGCCGCATCCATTATTGAAGATGCCTTCTCCGGAGAAACCATCACCCCCGGTAAGACCACCACCGAAGATCTTCAGTGGTGGATCCATGAAGTCATCAACGACTTGGGACTCCGGGCATGGTTCAGTCCCGATGTAAGTTTGCAAAGAAAAGGGGATCCCCGTTTTCGAATATTTGATCAGGTGATCCAGGAGGGGGACCTTCTGCACTGTGACATCGGCATCGAGTATCTTACCCTTTGCACCGACACCCAGCGAATGGCCTATGTACTGAAAGATGGAGAAACAGAAGTACCCAAAGACCTTGTGGAAGGCTTTGAAGAAGCCAAGGCCTTTCAGGATATCGTCGCCGGAGAGTTCAAAGAAGGCAGAAGAGGCAATGAAATACTGGAAAGCTCCTTACAACTCGCGAAGAAACAGGGGCTTCATCCCCGGCTATACTCCCATCCCATCGGCCTCTACGGCCACGCCATCGGAATGAATGTGGGGCTGTTCGAGGAACAGGAATTTGTAAAAACCTCGGGGGAACACCGATTAAGGGACGCCACTTGCTATGCCTTGGAGTTGAATATCTGGAAATCCGTGGACTGCTGGGAAGGACCAAAGGTTTATTTCATGCTCGAGGAAACCACCGCCTTTATCGATAATCGTCTTCGTTACCTGCCAAAACGCCAGGAGGAGCTACTCCTTATTAAATAG
- a CDS encoding metallophosphoesterase family protein has product MIYKIAVMSDVHANLPALTRVLEDIKKEKCDRVYHIGDAIGIGAFPKETLDVMLKENIIMIMGNHEYYYLTKGFQFPKGTTKGEVDHHKWVRKELGIKYQEAVSKFPVLENDKLVGLNLGFIHYVVDPEGKEPLSFKDVKEDLTETNIDAFFQLEGYDIIFFGHQHHPLLECRGKETGTRYVNPSALGCQRGSFANYSILEINETGFNIRHKEVTYEKDKAVKALDLRKVPAKEYIKKIFYGRT; this is encoded by the coding sequence ATGATATATAAAATAGCGGTTATGTCCGATGTACATGCAAATTTACCGGCACTCACCCGGGTTTTAGAGGATATTAAAAAGGAGAAATGCGATAGAGTCTATCACATAGGGGATGCCATCGGCATCGGGGCCTTTCCGAAGGAAACCTTAGACGTCATGCTAAAGGAAAACATCATAATGATCATGGGAAACCATGAATATTACTACTTAACCAAAGGCTTTCAATTTCCAAAGGGCACTACAAAAGGAGAGGTTGATCACCATAAGTGGGTACGAAAAGAACTGGGTATAAAATATCAGGAAGCGGTTTCGAAGTTTCCGGTTCTGGAAAATGATAAGTTGGTGGGATTAAACCTGGGATTTATCCATTACGTGGTAGACCCCGAAGGAAAGGAACCCTTAAGCTTTAAAGATGTGAAGGAGGACCTTACAGAAACTAATATTGATGCATTTTTTCAACTTGAAGGCTACGACATCATTTTTTTCGGTCATCAGCATCACCCCCTGTTGGAGTGTCGAGGCAAGGAAACCGGGACCCGGTATGTAAATCCCAGCGCTTTGGGTTGTCAAAGGGGAAGTTTTGCGAACTACAGTATCTTGGAGATTAATGAAACGGGTTTTAACATCCGACACAAGGAAGTGACCTATGAGAAAGATAAGGCGGTAAAGGCCTTGGATCTTAGAAAGGTACCGGCCAAAGAATATATCAAGAAAATATTTTACGGCAGAACCTAA
- a CDS encoding CPBP family intramembrane glutamic endopeptidase: MSKNTKRIVMFLAVTFGLMYLSHGLIALLLETTAMELEDFPLNILGIIGGGSPAFAALFMVYKMYSEEERKNYWNRAYLYKAHWFWWMVALLSPLVIGLGANLIYHGGWWNPDIQWSHIAAFPLTFGAMIFAGGAEELGWRGILQNSISKKVHPVVTGILIGIIWAIWHGPLFLIDVFAHYNYAFSTYFLFAIVYSLLLTLLVYKTRSILLAVLMHAGINAFGNLGFGIPMEVHEGVLVFLALLFIGFASALHFAEKSNIPVNCRPGDRGRSAIKVNMHSPKE, encoded by the coding sequence GTGTCAAAGAATACTAAAAGAATTGTAATGTTTTTAGCCGTAACCTTCGGATTAATGTACCTGTCCCATGGATTGATTGCCCTGTTATTGGAAACTACAGCCATGGAATTAGAGGACTTTCCCTTGAATATCCTCGGGATTATCGGTGGCGGCTCGCCGGCTTTTGCGGCGCTGTTTATGGTATACAAAATGTACAGCGAAGAGGAGCGAAAAAACTACTGGAATCGGGCGTACCTCTATAAAGCACATTGGTTTTGGTGGATGGTGGCCTTGCTTTCCCCACTGGTCATCGGTCTTGGGGCCAATCTGATTTATCACGGAGGATGGTGGAACCCTGATATACAATGGAGTCATATTGCGGCATTTCCCCTTACCTTTGGGGCCATGATTTTTGCCGGAGGTGCGGAAGAACTGGGATGGCGTGGAATCCTGCAGAATTCAATTTCAAAGAAGGTTCATCCGGTAGTAACAGGGATCCTTATCGGGATTATCTGGGCTATTTGGCATGGACCGCTGTTTTTGATTGACGTCTTCGCCCATTACAACTATGCTTTTTCCACTTACTTTCTTTTTGCAATCGTTTACTCTTTGCTTTTAACACTGTTGGTTTACAAGACCCGAAGCATCCTCTTGGCAGTATTAATGCACGCCGGTATTAATGCCTTCGGAAATTTGGGCTTTGGCATTCCCATGGAAGTACACGAAGGAGTACTTGTTTTTCTTGCACTACTATTTATAGGATTCGCCTCAGCTCTTCATTTCGCTGAAAAAAGTAATATACCGGTCAATTGCCGTCCCGGTGATAGAGGTCGGTCTGCTATCAAAGTAAACATGCACTCTCCGAAAGAATAA
- a CDS encoding alpha/beta fold hydrolase, translated as MYKNLTRFIIQAKACLGHSAYDELEKIQCPTLVIGGGRDEVVGINTSEEIGEKIPGSKSIIYPGLGHGAYAESKTFDRDVLKFLS; from the coding sequence TTGTATAAAAATCTCACCCGTTTTATCATTCAGGCCAAGGCATGCCTGGGGCACAGTGCCTATGATGAACTGGAAAAGATTCAGTGCCCCACCCTGGTCATTGGTGGAGGCAGGGATGAAGTGGTGGGTATCAATACCTCGGAAGAAATAGGGGAGAAAATTCCGGGAAGCAAATCCATAATTTATCCGGGTCTTGGCCACGGCGCCTACGCCGAGAGTAAGACATTTGACCGGGATGTGCTGAAGTTTTTGTCTTGA
- a CDS encoding nuclear transport factor 2 family protein — MGRFQEAKGIVQDFFNGLERANEEELPGILEKYTSKDYRWRGVYPYREQEGIENVAKKFWVPLKKSLNHMQRRQDIFIAGDNEIDGKQWVMSMGHFMGLFDREWLGIPPTGKMINLRYAEFNCVEEGKIKETGLFIDIIGFMLQAGINPLPPSTGNYFVYPGPRDHNGLLFEDADPKEGKDTLALVNKMVQDLSDLNESGAMGCPPEILEKAWSKEMIWYGPGGIGASYTIPRYQLQHQLPFRNNLKDKKFNGHECRFAEGNFACFFGWPNLSNTPTGGFLGLPGGEARGDMQVVDVYYRKGDKLLENWVFIDIPYWLKQQGVDIIERTAIIENPKY, encoded by the coding sequence ATGGGAAGGTTTCAAGAAGCGAAAGGAATCGTACAAGATTTTTTCAATGGGTTGGAAAGAGCAAATGAAGAGGAATTGCCGGGGATATTAGAAAAATATACCTCGAAGGATTATCGATGGCGAGGGGTTTATCCTTACCGGGAGCAGGAAGGGATTGAAAATGTGGCGAAAAAATTCTGGGTACCTCTTAAAAAGTCCCTAAATCACATGCAGCGGCGACAGGATATCTTTATTGCCGGGGATAATGAAATAGATGGTAAACAGTGGGTTATGAGCATGGGCCATTTTATGGGGCTTTTCGATCGGGAATGGTTAGGCATCCCTCCCACTGGAAAAATGATCAATCTCCGTTATGCGGAGTTTAACTGTGTGGAGGAGGGAAAGATCAAAGAGACCGGACTTTTTATTGACATCATCGGCTTTATGCTTCAGGCAGGAATCAATCCCCTGCCCCCATCAACGGGAAATTATTTCGTTTATCCCGGACCAAGAGATCATAACGGACTTCTTTTTGAGGATGCGGATCCGAAAGAAGGAAAAGACACATTGGCCCTGGTTAATAAAATGGTGCAGGACCTTTCGGATCTTAATGAGAGCGGAGCCATGGGATGCCCGCCGGAAATACTTGAGAAAGCCTGGTCTAAAGAGATGATCTGGTACGGTCCAGGAGGTATCGGTGCAAGTTATACGATCCCTCGGTATCAACTGCAACACCAGCTACCCTTTCGAAACAATTTAAAGGACAAAAAGTTTAACGGTCATGAATGCCGTTTTGCAGAAGGAAATTTCGCCTGCTTCTTTGGATGGCCGAACCTTTCCAACACACCCACCGGAGGATTTTTAGGACTTCCTGGAGGGGAAGCGCGAGGAGATATGCAAGTGGTGGATGTGTATTATCGAAAAGGTGATAAATTGTTGGAAAACTGGGTATTTATTGATATTCCTTACTGGTTGAAACAACAAGGGGTGGATATTATTGAACGCACCGCGATTATTGAAAATCCTAAATATTAA
- a CDS encoding ester cyclase, producing MKGVMIKEFLSGGCKFQKALIKNNITEWFHEDALMYLCHPFNQLVGVGEIISIFYEPLCTSFDELKKTPSICIAGEVGGDLWISSKGVYRGIFNKEWLDIPPTYKEMNLGYGEFHRLKQGKIIETRMLLDLPDLIKQSGTVLREDKSKEKTPYRPKEETLHLIDGSFHALLSWVKGSAQKEDIRRMDWWSHGGDLPLDHYWMRDELRLKLDQGIDVLEEVQKSKDKKTY from the coding sequence ATGAAGGGTGTTATGATTAAAGAGTTTTTATCAGGGGGATGTAAGTTTCAAAAAGCGCTTATCAAAAATAATATTACTGAATGGTTCCATGAGGATGCCTTAATGTATCTCTGCCATCCCTTTAATCAGTTGGTGGGCGTGGGGGAAATTATTAGTATTTTTTATGAGCCTCTCTGCACTTCTTTTGATGAACTTAAAAAGACGCCCTCGATTTGTATAGCGGGGGAGGTCGGAGGAGACCTATGGATCAGCAGTAAAGGTGTATATCGAGGGATTTTTAATAAAGAATGGTTGGATATACCTCCCACCTATAAAGAAATGAATCTTGGCTATGGAGAGTTTCACCGACTGAAACAGGGAAAGATCATTGAGACCAGAATGCTTTTGGATCTTCCCGATCTGATAAAACAATCCGGGACGGTCCTTAGGGAAGACAAAAGTAAGGAGAAGACTCCCTATCGACCAAAGGAGGAAACCCTTCATTTGATCGACGGTTCCTTCCATGCCCTTCTGAGCTGGGTAAAAGGGAGTGCTCAAAAAGAGGATATCCGGCGGATGGACTGGTGGAGCCATGGAGGGGATCTTCCCCTGGATCATTATTGGATGAGAGATGAGCTGCGGTTGAAGCTGGATCAAGGGATAGATGTTTTAGAAGAGGTGCAAAAATCGAAGGATAAAAAAACATATTAG